The following nucleotide sequence is from Sphingomonas telluris.
GAGGCGGAGCCGGACCGCGTCGGCCACCTCAACCTCAAGGCGGCGACGCTGGGACGGCTGGGAGACTTTGAGCAGGCGCTGACGCTTTACCGGCAGGTACTCGATCGTGCCCCAAACCAGCCGCGCGTGCTGATGAGCTACGGCCACATGCTGAAGACGGTCGGGCGGCTGGATGAATCGATCGAGGCTTATCGGAAATCGATCTCCATCAACCCGGCGCTGGGGGAGGCTTGGTGGAGCCTCGCCAACCTCAAGACGGTGCGTTTTGCCGAAGACGACATAGCCGCAATGGAGCAGGCGCTCGGGCGTCCGGATCTGAAGGACAGCGACCGCTTCCATCTGGAGTTCGCCCTCGGCAAGGCGCTCCACGACGTCGGACGGATCGACGACGCTTTTGCCCATTACGCCGCGGGCAACCGGCTCCGGCGCGAGTACCACCCGTTCAACGCCAGGCACCTTCGTGAAATGGTCGACCGCAGTATCGAACTGTTCACGGCGGAGCTGCTGAACAGTCCCGGCGGAAGCCCCGCCGCCGACCCGATCTTCATCGTCGGCATGCCGCGTGCGGGTTCCACCCTCGTCGAGCAGATTCTGTCGTCGCACAGCAAGGTCGAAGGTACGTCGGAGCTTCCCGACATGCCGGTGATCGCTCGCGGATCGGGGAAATATCCGGCGTCGGCGGCGGAGCTTGGCCCGCAAGGGCGCCGCGAGGCGGGCGAGGAATATCTGAAGCGGACGGCGGTGCAGCGCCGCACCGACCGGCCGTTCTTCATCGACAAGCTGCCGAACAACTGGATGTTCGCGCCGTTCATCCATCTTGTCCTTCCGAACGCGAAGATCGTGGATGCGCGGCGGCATCCGCTCGGCTGCTGCTTCTCGAACTTCCGCCAGCATTTCGCGCGGGGCCAGGACTTCACCTACGATCTCGATGATCTTGGCCGTTACTATGCCGATTACGTGCGGCTGATGGCGCACATGGACAGTGTTCTTCCGGGCCGAGTGCACCGCGTGATCTACGAGCGGATGGTGGACGATACCGAGGCCGAGATCCGGGCGCTGCTCGACTATTGCGGACTGGAGTTCGAGCCGGCGTGCTTGTCGTTTTACGAGACCGAGCGCGCCGTACGGACCCCAAGTTCGGAGCAGGTTCGCCGCCCCATCTACCGCGATGCGACCGAAGAGTGGCGCGCATACGAGGCGCATATGGACCCGTTGAAGCGCGCGCTGGGCCCCGTTCTCGACGCTTATCCGGGTGCACCGGTCGAATTTCTGTAGCGCCGCTGTCACAATCCACAGGGAAGTGACGGGTACGCAACGAGTGCCCGTTGACAAGTCGAAGCCGCTCTGCCGCGATGCAGTCATTCACGTCAAAGGGGGCTTTGATGACCGCTCGGAAAATTCGCGCGCTCACTTTCGGTTTTCTCGCATCAACAGCAATTGCCGCGCCTGCGTTCGCACAGACGGCGCCGGCAACCGACGAAACTCAGGCTCCGGCGACGACTGCGCCGCCAGCCGCTCAGACAGCGCCGACTAGTACCGAAGAGCTGTCGCAGGACTCGAACGAGATCATCATCACCGCTACGAAGCGCGAGGAGAATCTCCAGAACGTCCCCATCAGCGTGCAGGCGATCGGAACCCGCCGCCTCGACCAGCTGAACATCTCGAACTTCGAGGAATATACGAAGCAGCTGCCGTCGGTCAGCTTCCAGACGGCGGCGCCGGGCTTCACCATCGTCTACATGCGCGGCGTCGCTACGGGCGGCGACGGCAACCACACGGGCTCGCTTCCGTCTGTCGGTTCGTACCTGGACGAGCAGCCGGTCACTACCATCGGCGGAACGCTCGACGTCCACATCTACGACATCGCTCGTATTGAGAGTCTCGCCGGTCCGCAGGGCACGCTTTACGGTGCATCGAGCGAAGCCGGCACGATCCGCATCATCACCAACAAGCCGGAGCTCGGCGTGACTGCCGGGCGCATGGACGCCGAGATCAACACGGTCGCACACGGCGGCGTGGGTGGCAGCCTGGAGGGCATGGTCAACCTGCCGGTCGCCGACAATATCGCGTTCCGCGCGTCCGCCTTTTACCAGCGTGACGCCGGCTACATCGACAACGTCCACGGCACTCGAGATTATTGCGGCGATCCGACTTTCGACGAGGAAGGCGAGATCAACGGCTGCGTCCACAACGGATTCCACGCGGACAATAGCGAGTTCGTGAAGAAGAACTTCAACACGAATGACACGTACGGGGGCCGCGCGGCACTCAGGATCGAGCTCGACGACAATTGGACGATCACGCCGGCGATCATGCACCAGCATTCGAAGACCAAGGGCGTGTGGTACTTCGACGAGCGTCTCGGCGATCTGCAGACGCAGCGCTTCCGCAAGGAGCCGGCGACCGACAAGTTCACGCAGTACGCGCTGACGGTCGAAGGGAAGATCGGCGATTTCGACATCACCTATGCCGGCGCCTACATGCACCGCCCGAATTCGGGCGTGAACGACTACACCGATTATGCCGACGCGTACGACGCCTATTACGAAAGCTACGGCGGTATCGCGAACTACCAGTATTACTTCGACGACAACGGCGATCCGATCGATCCGCGCCAATACATCACGGGCGGCAACAATTTCAAAAAGTTGAGCCAGGAACTGCGCGTCTCGACGCCGGTCGACAAGCCGTTCCGAGTCATCGGCGGCGCCTTCTACCAGCGCCAGTCGAACGACATTCTCCAGGAATATCGCGTCGATAATCTCGCCGCGCTGTTGTCGGTCAACGGCCGCCCCGGCCTGATCTGGCTGACCAAGCAGGAGCGTATCGACCGCGACTATGCGCTGTTCGGCGAAGCGAGCTTCGACGTCACGCCGGAGATCACGCTGACCGGCGGCACCCGCTGGTATAAATTCGACAACACGGTCTTCGGTTTCGCCGGCTTCGGTCGGAACCCGGCCTTCTTCCAGGGCGCTGACGACAACCCGCCGCCGAACGCGGTCGGCAGCACCCGGACCGGTGTCGCACAGTGCTACACGACGAGCGGCGATACGCTGCGTCAATCGCAGATCGACGGCACCGACACGACGCTGATCATGGACGGGGTGCTGAGCGGCACTCCCTGTATCAACGTCGCCGAGTTCAAGGACGGGAAGCTCAAGCCAAAGCAGAGTAAGGATTCCGGCTTCACCTATCGCTTCAACGGCACGTGGAAGCCCGTGGAAGGCAAGCTCTTCTATGCGACATGGTCCAAGGGCTTCCGGCCGGGCGGCATCAACCGCCAGCCGGGTCTCGCACCCTATGATCCGGACTTCCTCGTCAACTACGAGCTGGGGTGGAAGACCTCCTGGGGCCCGCTTCGCTGGAACGGCGCGATCTACCACCAGCTATGGGAGAAATTCCAGTTCAGCTTCCTGGGCGAGAACAGCCTGACCGTCGTCCAGAACGGCCGCGACGCGAAAATCAACGGCATCGAGACCGACGTCAGCTACGTGAATGGTGGATGGCTGCTGAACGCCGCGGCGGCTTACACGGACGCGAAGACGAAGGAGAACATCTGCGCGGTTGCCGCTGACGAGGCTCCGGACTGCGACGGGGTCGAGGACGACTTCATCACGGCGCCGAAGGGTACGCGGCTTCCGATCACGCCGAAGTTCAAGATCACCGGCACGGCGCGCTACACCTGGGACATGGGGCCGGGCAAAGCGCACGGTCAGATCGGCATCGTCCATCAGGGTTCCGCGCGCTCGGCTCTCCGGATCGATGACAACGAACTGACGGGCAAGCTGCATGCTTACACGTTGGTCGACCTGTTCGCCGGTTACGAATGGCAGAAGTATAGCTTCGAGCTGTTCGCGACGAACGTGTTCGACAAACGCAACGAGCTGTCGCGCAGCGTTTCGTGCAGCATCTGCACCAACATCCACATCGTTCCCGGCACGCCGCGGACGATCGGCCTGAGGGTCGGGACGCGCTTCTAGTCGGGAGCGTTTGAGCGGCTAATGGGTTGGGCGTCCACTGTGACGTCCAACCGCTCCGTCATCGCCTCAGTGTCGCTCGCCGCCGGTTTGGCGTCGGTTTGGCTGCTTGCGTTCGTGGAAGGGACAGGGCCGCGCGATCGGGCCGTCCTTTCGGCGCTCTATGCCGGGCACCGACCAGCGATCGCCGAAGCTGCGCGAGTGCTGACGCTGTTCGGCAGCGGCTACGTGGTTACAATCGTTATAGTCGCCGCCGCGGTCGCGCTCGCAGTGCGCAAACACCCCCGCACGGCGCTCATCCTGCTCGCGGGGAATTTCGTCGGGCGAATGCTCGTCGAAGTTCAGAAGTATGAGTTCGGCCGCATCCGGCCTGACCTCAATCCGCACCTGGTGACGGTTTATACGATGAGCTTCCCCAGCGCGCATTCGTCGAACGCTATGCTGACTTATGTCGCGATGGCGCTGCTGATTGTGCGCAACGAACGCAGGCGAGTGTATTGGGCCGCCTCGGCCCTGGTGCTCGCATTCCTGATCGGGCTCAGCCGGGTGATGCTCGGCGTTCACTGGCCGAGCGACGTTCTTGCCGGCTGGAGCTTCGGTGCGCTCTGGAGCCTTCTCATGCTATGGATTGCGCAGCGGACCGCTCGCCCGGTCCGCGTCGAGGGGAGGGCACAATGACCTCAAGCAAGCCTTTCACGCTGATCGCAGCCGTCATCTTCGCACTGATCGCGGTCATTCACGTCATTCGGCTCGTTACGCATTTCCAGGTGATCGTGGGCAGTCACGTGCTGCCCGGCTGGATCAGTCTGTTGGGCGTGGCGATCCCGGCCGTGCTGGCATGGGGTTTGTTCCGCGAAGCTAGACGTTGAAGCGGAAGAGCAGGATGTCGCCGTCCTGCACAACATATTCCTTGCCCTCGGCCCGCATCCGCCCGGCGTCCTTGGCGCCGGTCTCGCCGCCGAACTTGATGAAGTCGTCGTAGGCGATCGTTTCCGCGCGGATGAACCCGCGCTCGAAGTCGGAATGGATGGCGCCCGCCGCCTCGGGAGCCTTCGCGCCCCGGTGTACCGTCCACGCGCGCGATTCCTTCGGGCCCGCGGTGAAGAAGGTGATCAGGCCAAGAAGCTCGTAGCCCGCCTGAATCATGCGGTTGAGGCCGGTCTCGTGCAGGCCGAGGTCCGACAGGAACGCCTCGCGCTCTTCCGATGGGAGGGTGGCGATTTCCGCCTCGATCGCGGCTGAGATGACGACGGCCTTGGCGCCTTCCGCCGCCGCCTTTGCGAACACGCGTTCGGACAAGGCGTTGCCCGTCGCCGCTTCGCTCTCGTCGACGTTGCAGACGTAGAGGACGGGCTTGGCCGTGAGCAGCTGCGCGCGCTGCAGCGCCTTTTCCTCTTCGACGTCCTTCGGCCTGGTCAGACGCGCGGGCTTGGACTCGCGGAGGAGGTCCAGCGCCTGTCCGAGGACGGATGCTTCGATCTTCGCTTCCTTGTCGCCCTGCTGCGCCTTCTTCACCAGGTTCGGCACGCGTCGCTCGAGGCTGTCGAGGTCGGCGAGCATCAACTCCGTCTCGACCGTCTCGGCGTCCGCAATCGGGTCGACGCGGCCTTCGACATGGGTCACGTCGCCGCCTTCGAAGCAGCGGAGGACGTGAACGATGGCATCCACCTCGCGGATGTTCGCAAGGAACTGGTTGCCGAGTCCTTCGCCCTTCGATGCGCCGCGGACGAGCCCGGCGATGTCGACGAACTCGATCTGGGTTTCGATTTCCTGGGCGGACTTGGCGATGTCGCGGATACGGTCGAGGCGCTCGTCGGGAACGGCGACCCGGCCGACGTTCGGCTCGATCGTGCAGAAGGGATAATTCGCCGCCTGCGCCGCCGCAGTCTCGGTCAATGCATTGAAGAGCGTGGATTTGCCGACGTTCGGCAGACCCACGATGCCACAGCGGAAGCCCATGGAATGTCCTGAAGTGAAGGGATTTCAGACCGCTTAGCCGCCTGAGCCGCGAAAATGAAGCATCACCTTCCGCGCGGCGGATTTGTTGTTAAGCTCAACAAGTTAGTGGCGTGACGGGGGTAAGATCATGGCTTTGTTCGGTCGCAAGAAAGTAGCGCCTGCTGGCGGAGGCGGTTCCGGTGAAGGCATCGAAGATCAAAAGAACCAGCCCGGTCACCAGGCGGTACTTCGTCATCTTCTTGAAGAGGAGAAGAAGGACCCGGGCATTCGCGAGCGGCTCGCGGGAGCGATCCTCTTCGACTTCGCCTATGAGCTGATGAAGGACGAGCGCGGCGTCCGCATCGAAAATCTCCTCGCCATGCTCGCGTCGGTTGCCGGGCAGCAGTGCATTGCGCCGATTTTCAACGCCGCGCCGCCCGATGCGACGCTGGAGCAGCTTGGCCTGATGGGCGTCAAAGGAAACGACGGACGCCTGTACCTGTTCGGCGATCCGCCCAACCGCCTGCTCGTGGAATCGCCAGATTCGGTGATCAGCCTCGCATTCGGAGCCGCCCAGTCGCTCGGCGCGCCGGTGACGATGGAGATGATCCACGAAGAGATGAGAAAGGTCGCCGGGAGTGTCGGCGGCCCGGAGTTCGAGCAGCTCGATCTGCCGCCCGAGCACATGGTGGATCGTCCGACCGAATGGGCGAGGGTGTTCATTCCGAAGATCATGGAACCGCTCGACCTATACGAAGTGCCGCCGATGCGGAGGGCCACCGCGATCGGCTATGCGATCCAGAAGGCGATGGATGTGAGCAAGGGGACCATCGATCCGATGCTCGCGGCCAGGATCGTCCTGCAGTGCGCGACGCGGACGGCGAAAGTGTACATGGGCTGAGTTTGAAACGTCCCGTTCGGCGCCTTAGCTGGGCGCGATGACTGATCTCTCCGCATTTCCGATCACGCGCCGCTGGCCGGTGCAGAACCCCGACATCCTCCAGCTCTTCTCGCTGAACACGCCGAACGGCGTGAAGGCGTCGATCATGCTTGAGGAGACGGGACTACCGTACGAGCCGCACCTCATCGACATTGGGAAGAACGAGAGCTGGACGTCCGAATTCCTGTCGCTGAACCCGAACGGCAAGATCCCGGCAATCATCGATCCCGATGGACCGGACGGGAAGCCCTTCGGCCTGGCGGAGTCAGGCGCGATCCTCATCTACCTTGCAGACAAGACCGGAATGCTGCTGCCCGGCGGCGCCAAGCGCTACGAGACCATCCAGTGGGTGATGTGGCAGATGGGGCATATCGGCCCCTTCTTTGGCCAGGTCGGCTTCTTCCATAAGTTCGCGGGCCGCGAGTGGGAGGACAAGCGCCCGCTGAAGCGCTTCGTCGATGAATCGAAGCGCCTGCTGGCCGTTCTCGACGACCGGCTGGAGGGCCGCGAATGGGTGATGGACGACTACAGCATCGCCGACATCTCACTGCTCGGCTGGGTGCGGAACCTCGTCGGCTTCTACGAGGCGGGCGAGCTGGTCGACTTCGCTTCGCTCAAGAACGTGCCCGCCTGGCTGGAACGCGGCCTCGCCCGTCCCGCCGTGCAGCGGGGACTGCAGATTCCTTCGAAAGGCTAAGCTCTCCGCGCGAGCTCAGGCGAAGTTGAAGCTGATTGAGAGCCGCTCCCCGCGGCCCGTGCCGGGCAGCACTTCGTGCCGGAGCCAGCTTTCCCAGAGCAGCAGGAGGCCTGGACGGGGCTCGACCCTCACGAACGGCTGAAGCTCTTCTGCCGCCTGCGGGCTCCGCGTCGGAGCGGCCATCATCATCGGCAGGCGAGGATCCTCAAATCGGATTGCGCCGGAGCCCTTGGGCACCTCGACGTAGAGCGTGCCTGAAATGATGCTGTGCGGATGGATATGTGCGCTGTGGTGGCCAGGTCCGCGCAGCAGGTTGACCCACAGGCTATCCAGCCGCGGCTTCCGCGTGAGATCGAAGGCGCACTCTTTCGCAAACGACGCCGCGTGCTTCGTCAGCACCTTTGCCAGATCCGAGAACGCCGGGTCGCGGCGGGGCAGGTCGTTGAGCGAAGCGTAGCTCGTATAGCCGGCGTAGCGGTGCTCGCGGCTCCAGCCGATGCCAGCCTCATCGTCTTCCGTAAGGCTGCGGATCGAATGCGCCAGTTCGGACAGCATCCCCTCGTCGGCGATCTCGGCATCGTAAAGCTGCGTGACGAAGAGACGGCGTCCCATGACTCCCCCGTAGAGTCCTGATATCCAACGCGGAAGAGGGGCTCAGTCATGGCGGACGTATTCGTCTCCTACGCGCGGCCGGATGAGCTGGATGCGAAGCGCGTCGCCGATGCGCTGCGTCGGGCGGGGTTCAGCGTCTGGCGCGATGATGAGCTTCCCGCGCATCGCGCTTACGCCGACGTGATTCAGGAGCGGCTGAATTCCTCCAAGGCGGTGGTCGTGTTGTGGTCGCCCAATGCCGCAAAATCTCAGTGGGTTCGCGCCGAGGCGGATGCGGCGAGGCTGGCCGGTACTCTCGTTCAGGTCACTCTGGACGGTTCGCTGCCCCCGCTGCCCTTCAATCAGATCCAGTGCGCCGACTTGAGGGACTGGAATGGCAACGGGGAGACCGACGGGTGGCGGAAGCTTGCAGCGAGCGTCGCGGAGCTTGCCGGGAATTCGGCGAGGCCGGAGCCGGCAAGACCGGCGCCGCGCCGATTTTCGATCTGCGTGCTGCCGTTCGTGAACATGAGCGGGGATGCCGAACAGGAATATTTCAGCGACGGCATCAGCGAGGACATCACCACAGACCTCTCGAAAGTGTCCGCACTCTCGGTTATCGCGCGCAATACGGCCTTCACGTTCAAGGGCCAGGCGGTCGATATTTGCGACGTCGCTCGGAAGCTTGGCGTCCATCATGTGCTGGAAGGCAGCGTCCGGAAGGCAGGTGGGCGGGTCAGGATTACCGCTCAGCTGATCGATGGAAGGACCGGGGGCCACGTCTGGGCCGAGCGTTACGACCGGGACCTTACGGACATTTTCGCTCTTCAGGACGAGATTTCGAAGGCCATCGTCGACGCTCTCAAGGTCAGGCTGCTGGCGGACGAGAAGAAGGCGATCGAGAACCGCGGCACGACGAATGCGGACGCCTACAACCTGTTCCTGATGGCACGGCAGGCATGGGTCAACGGGACTCACGGCGACGCACGCCGGGAGGAGACCGTCATCCGCATGTGCGGTCGCATTATCGAGATGGAGCCGAACTATGGCCGCGCTTGGGCTCTGAAGGCGCTCGCGCAAGCCTATCTGTTCTTCGGTTACAACAAGGGTGGCGAGAATGGCGTGCGGGCTGCCGACCGAGCGCTGGAACTCGATCCGGGGCTTCCCGAGCCTTACTGCGTGAAAGCGCGCGCGGCCGCTGCCAGCCGGAATTTCGAGGAGGCCGAGAAGCAGATCGAGATTGCTCTCAAGCTCGCGCCAGATCTTTGGGAGGTCCAAAATGAGGCCGCTGCCACGTTCATCTGGCAACGCAAGTATCGTGAAGCGATCCCGCACTACGAACGATGCATCGAGCTGACCGAAGACGATCGCCACTCATGCGATATGCTGGGAATGGCCTACCGTGCCCTGAACGATCAGGCCGGTTCTCGCAGGGCCGCCACGAAGCTGCTCGAACTGGCGCAGGCGGCGATCGAGAAAAATCCCAGTGATAACGCAGCATTTGGAAGCGGCGCGAACGCGCTGGTGATGCTCGGCGATCTAGACCGGGCGAGAGGGTGGATGGAGCGGGCGCTCCTTCTCGATCCCGACAATCTCAACATGCGCTATAATTTCGCCTGCACCCTGCTCGGTTATTCGGACGATCACGATACCGCGCTCGATCATATCGATTACGTATTTACCCGGTCGGTGGGATCGATCGTTCGGCGCGCGGACATGGACTCGGATCTGGATCCTGTCCGCGATAGTCCTCGCTTTCAGGCGATCTATGAAGCCGCCAAGAAGCGCATCGCCTGCGTCGATGCGGAAGAAGAGGCTACGGCTGCATCCGGCGAGCCACTTCGCTCATGAAGCGCGCGTCGTCGCCGTCGGCCAGCCAACTGGCCTCCGCCGCCATCGCGGCGAGCATGTCGGAAAGCTCTTCCATCTCGGCCTTGTGATAGTTGCCGAGCACGTGCGGGGTGACCTTTTCCTTCTGCCCGGGCCCGGGATGGCCGATGCCGATGCGCACGCGGCGAAAGTCGGGCCCGAGCGCGGCGTTGATGGAGCGGAGACCGTTGTGTCCGGCGAGCCCGCCGCCCACGCGAACCTTCACCTTGAACGGGGCGAGATCGAGCTCGTCGTGGAAGACGGTCAGGGCTTCCTCGTCGAGCTTGTAGAAGTGCAGCGCCTGCTGAACGGCGTCGCCGCTATCGTTCATGAAGGTCTGCGGCTTCACCAGAAGGATCTTGTGACGGCCGATGCGGCCTTCCGAGATCAGGCTGCGGAACTTCTTCGACCAGGGACCGAAGCCGTGCACTTCGGCGATGATGTCGGCAGCCATCATGCCGACGTTGTGCCGGTGCAGCGCATATTTCGCGCCGGGATTTCCAAGGCCCACCCAGATCTGCATCGTGTCCACCTAGCGTGAGCGTTGGGCAAAAAGAAACCGCCCACCCTTTCGGGTGAGCGGTCTTGGTATTCGCTGAGAAAGAAAGCTTAGGCTTCTTCGCCGCCCTCGGCAGCTTCGCCTTCGCCCTCGGTTTCCTCGCCCTCCACGGTCGGAACCGCATCGGCAGCAGCCGTCTCTTCCTCTTCGGACTTCATGGCCGACGGAGCGACGATCGTCGCAACGGTGAAGTCCTCTTCGGTGTTCGCCGGCGTCACGCCCTCAGGCAGCTTCACGCCGCTGATGTGGATCGAATCGCCGATCTCCAGCCCGTCGAGCGGTATGTGGATCTCGGCCGGGATGTGGGCCGCGTCGCAGACGATCTCGAGCTCGTGGACGACGACGTTCAGGACGCCGCCGCGCTTCAGGCCCGGCGAGGCCTCTTCATTGTCGAAGCGCATCGGGACAGCGACGTTCACCTTGGTGTGCTCGCTGATGCGCAGGAAATCGACGTGAACCGGGCGGCTCGTGACCGGGTGGAAATCCACGGCCTTCGGAAGCGTCCGGGTCGGCTTGCCATCCACGTCGATCATCACGACCGAGTTCATGAAGTGGCCGCTGGAAAGCATCTTGGAGAGAAGCTTCTCCTCGACGTGAACCGAGAGAGGATCCTTCTTCTGGCCGTAAACCACGGCCGGTACCCGTCCATTGCGGCGCAGTTCACGGGAGGCTCCCTTGCCAAGCCCATCGCGCGCTTGGGCGGGCAGCGTCAGCTGTTCGCTCATTTCGCTCATTCCTTGATAGAGTTTTCAACCCCCGCCACGCCTCCAGGGATGACCATGGCTAAGGGAGGCGCGCCTATAGGCGACACCCGGCAGTTTGGCAAATAGCAGCCGTCAGTTGATGCGCTGTGATCTCACGTGCAGCAGCGCAAGCTTGTTCTGGACGCTGTCCGCGCCCGCGAGATGGCCCGCTCCGACCGCGACGAAGACCACGCCGGGCTGCTGCAGGCGATGTGCGATCCACTGCGCCCAGCGGCCATTACGGTCATTGAAAAGCAGCTTGTAGCTCTGCGGAGAGCCCGTGCGCATCTGGTTGAGCATCGGCGTGAAGCTCTCGATGTCGCCGCGGTTCCAGGCCGCCTGGAGGTGATTGAGGACGGCGGCCATCGCGGCCCTGTCCCGCGCGGCAGCGGCTGCGTCCTTCGGCGGCGGCGCGCCCGGAAGGCGGCTGAACATGCCGAGCTGGAATTCGAAGGTCTCGAGGCCGACGACCGGCTTGCCGAGCTCTTCGGCGGCTTCGCGCAGCACGGCATCGGCGCCGTGCGAAGTCGACATGCCCTGCGACCGACCCGCGGACATGACCGCCTTGCTGGTCGACAGGAAGGACGCAGAGCCGGCGAACGGTCCCACTGGCTGCGCGCGCATTGCTCTTGGCGAGAAGGCGGGAGCGGCGATTGCCTTGGGAGCCTGCGGCACCAAGGTCTCGAGAACCAGCTCGCTGGATGCGCCGAAGGTGGTCTTCACCTGCTCGTTAAACCAAGCGCTTTTCCCATCGAGCGCGTGGAACGTGCCGAACAG
It contains:
- a CDS encoding 50S ribosomal protein L25/general stress protein Ctc, whose translation is MSEQLTLPAQARDGLGKGASRELRRNGRVPAVVYGQKKDPLSVHVEEKLLSKMLSSGHFMNSVVMIDVDGKPTRTLPKAVDFHPVTSRPVHVDFLRISEHTKVNVAVPMRFDNEEASPGLKRGGVLNVVVHELEIVCDAAHIPAEIHIPLDGLEIGDSIHISGVKLPEGVTPANTEEDFTVATIVAPSAMKSEEEETAAADAVPTVEGEETEGEGEAAEGGEEA
- a CDS encoding TraB/GumN family protein: MITALIAAAIAASPAPAPAAEAPLHEARPAIWVVNDQDTIIYLFGTFHALDGKSAWFNEQVKTTFGASSELVLETLVPQAPKAIAAPAFSPRAMRAQPVGPFAGSASFLSTSKAVMSAGRSQGMSTSHGADAVLREAAEELGKPVVGLETFEFQLGMFSRLPGAPPPKDAAAAARDRAAMAAVLNHLQAAWNRGDIESFTPMLNQMRTGSPQSYKLLFNDRNGRWAQWIAHRLQQPGVVFVAVGAGHLAGADSVQNKLALLHVRSQRIN